In the genome of uncultured Sphaerochaeta sp., the window AAGCTGCTGACGAAGTCTGTCAAGCAACTGCGCAAACCCCAGTTCCTTCTGGGCATACCTGGACAACAGTTGGCTGACCACATCATCGGTCGGAAGCACCGTGATGGACTTTCCCATCTCCTGCATGAGAAACGGTTCGGTGAAAATTCGTTTCGAATCCTCAACATCGTGGCAGGAGATGACAATCGAATCCACACAACAGAGGTTCATGGTATTGATATACAAGGGGCTGAAGATCTGACCATAGGAGAAGAGCGTCTTGGAACGCTGTCCAAACCTTTTGCGCAAATAGGTGGTGGTCATCTCTATCTGGTTTGAACGGTCTTTGGGAGAGAGCAAACTGAGAATGCTCTGATTATACGAACCTGTCAGCAATTCAAGTTTCCCCGACCTTGCCAAATCGGCCATCAGCAACATGACCGAAGGATGATTCGTCTCAAGCCACTCCAGGACAGGAACACCCAAAGACAATTGGAGCACTGCCTGGCTGTGGTGCAAGTGCGTGAGCAAAGGCTTGAACACAGCATTCAGTGCCCGTTCGAAAACGGGCACTGGAACGCCATGGGCAATCTGACTGTACGCACCTATCAATACGTTCATCCGTTACCGCTTGATGATACATTTGGTCGGACAAGCCTCAGCAGCCTCAGGTATCTGGCTGTGGGGAAGCATCTGATCAAACGTCGAAAGGAATCTGTCAACCTTGCATCCACTCTCGGGGAACTTGGTTTCACAAATCTTGCAGCCAATGCAACCGACACTGCACTGCTTGCGCACCTTGCCTCCCGGTTCATGACTATTGCACTCAATGACATATTCACTATCTTCATAGATCATATGCATGGCATTGGTGGGACAAATCTGCACACATTTCTCACAGCTGATGCATTTCTTCTCATCGACTATGATATACCCATCCTTGTCCTTGGAGATAGCCCCAACAGGACAAACTTTGATGCACGAACCCAGATGCAGACAAGCGCTCTTGCAGTTGTTGTCACCGGTGAAGAGCAATGCTGCCGCATTGCAGTCCTCAAGCCCCTCATAGTTGTAATCCTTCACGGTGAACTCCGTATTACCCCGGCACATGACATGGGCAACTTTTCTGCGGGTATCCCCGGCAGCATCAATCTTTGCGCCCATGATCTCAGCCATCTTGGCCACCAACGAGGGACCTCCGGGACTGCACAGGCCGATTTCCGCTTCGCCCAAGGCAACAGCGGCCGCATAGGCATTACAACCGGCATAGCCACATACACCACAGTTGGCTCCGGGCATAATCGGCTCAAGGGCAAGAACCTTGGGATCTTTTTTGATCGCCAGCTTCTTTTCCGCATAGGAGAGGCCGAATCCAAACAAGCCGCCAAGCACGGCCACTACCAGTATTGCAAAAAGAATATTCACGTCTCTCCCCCTTATACCAGATGCAGGTTGGTGATGAGCGACTTGTCAAAGGCCATGAATGCCAATGCCATCAACCCTGCACTGATGAAGGCAATCGGCATGCCACGGTACGGACCCCGTACCGGCTGCAGGTCAAGACGCTCTCGGATGTTGCTCATCAACACAATTGCCAACGTAAAGCCAAGTCCTGCTGCGAGTCCGGCCGTGAAAGCCTCCATCACATTGTAGGAGTTGGTGATGTTGATGATTGCGATACCGAGTACCGCGCAGTTGGTGGTGATCAACGGAAGGTAGATTCCCAAAGCCTTGTAAAGCGCCGGGCTGATCTTCTGGATCACCATCTCCAGAAGCTGTACCAGACTGGCGATGACCAGAATGAAGGTAAGCGTCTGCAGATACTGCAAATTGAAGGGGACCAACAGGAAATAGTAGATGGCCCAGGTGACCACCGAGGCAACCGTGGTAACAAAGGTAACCGAAGCACCCATCCCGATGGCATTCTCGCTGTTCTTGGATACTCCGATAAACGGACAGAGCCCCAGGAACTGAACCAGAATGAAGTTGTTGATAAATATGAATGTCAGCAGAATTGCGATATAACTCATCTTACTTGTCCTTCTTGCGTGAAGTGTTCCAGTCGAAGAACGCCTTCAGATAACCCATGATCAACAAGGCACCCGGTGCAAGGGCAAGAACCCTGATCGGATTGTCGTAGAACCAAGGGATATTGATGACACCACTGAAATTCCCCATCGGGAACAACGTGATAGTTCCTGAACCGAACAGCTCACGGATGAGCGCAATCAGGGTGATGCCCAAGGCAAAACCGATGGACATGCCGATTGCATCCAGAATGCTGTCCAACACCGTATTCTTGCTTGCAAAAGCCTCTGCCCTTCCCAAAATGATGCAGTTGACCACGATCAGGGGAAGATATACGCCCAAGGCACTGTAGACCGAGGGAACAAAGGCATGCATGACCATCTCGGTGATCGTAACCAAGCTGGCGATGACAACAATGTAGGCAGGAATATGAATGCTGCCAGGGATGACCTTACGCAAGGCAGAGATGATGATGTTGCTGAAGAGCAACACGAACATGACTCCTGCTGACATACCGATGGCATTCGAGACTTGGCTTGAGACACCGAGGACGGGACACAAGCCCAAAACAATGACAAATACCGGATTTTCCTTGAAGATTCCTTTGGTAAGTTCTTTCATATTGGCTTTCATCGTGCACCCCCAAGGCTTTTCACATACTCACTCCCTGCTGCAATTGCCTTTGCAACCGCAGTGAAGGTAACCGAAGAGCCGCTGACCGCCTGGGCGTCAGCATCGGAAAGCATGGTCTTCGAGGTGGGAATCGGCGTATCGGCGCCATTCCCCTTGAACTTATCCATGTATCCTTCCTGTTCAGCCTTCTTGCCGAGACCCGGGGTCTCGCTATGGGTCAACAGTTGTGCGAACAACATATCCCCGTCATTGGCATACGAGGCAACCAGGGTCATCTGCCCGCCATAGCCGGAACTGGTCAGACCTACGATGTAGCCGGCAACGCTGTCTTTGTCCAGCAAGTCGATCGTATAGCTTACATGAGCCTGGCCGTCGACCTCAGTGCGGGTACCGATCGTCCAACCGTTGCTGACGGCCTCGAGAGCCTTCTTCTGGTTCATCTCGTCCTGCATCCTGATGACCGGAGCCGTAATCGAATTGGTCATGGCAAGTGCAAAAGCGCAGACTGCACAGATGGAGAGCAAAATCAGTCCGTATTTGATGTTCTTGGTCATACCTTTGCCTCCTTCTGCTTCTTGCGAAGTTCTCTGGTATCGCCGAATTTCCGCGGTACGATATAACGGTCAATCGTCGGGGTAAGGACGTTCATCAGCAAAATGGAGACGGAAACAGCCTCAGGCATACTGCCGAAGTAGCGGAAAAGGAACGTGAAGAATCCACAACCGATACCATAGATGATCTGGCCCTTGTGGCTGATGGGACTGGTCACATAGTCGGTTGCCATGAACAAGGCACCAAGCATGAGTCCGCCGCTGAACATCGAGGGAAAGAAACTACCGGTGAATGCCCCACGACCGGAGGGAAGACCACCGAACACCCAAGACAGCACCGCTACGCTCAACAGGTAGGTTGCAGGGATATGCCATGTGATGATCTTGCGGACCAACAGATACAGACCGCCGATCAAGAGAGCGAGTGCACTCACCTCTCCGATGCACCCGGCCACATTGCCGAGGAAGGAGTCGATGCTATAGGCTGAGAAACCGGTTGCCTGGCTGATGGACTGTGCAAAACCTGTGGCAGGATACCCAGCAGAAGAGAGCAAGCCATTGCTGTCCATTCCCAAGGTTCCCCCAGCGATTGCAGTCTTTGCAAACCCGAGAGGAGTTGCGCCACTGAGACCATCAGGCATGATCGAAGCAAGGGTTCGTGGAGTTGCATAGGTGCTCATCGGCGTGGTGAACGAGAAGAACACGAACACACGGCCGGCCAGGGCTGGGTTTGCCCAGTTTGCCCCAAGCCCACCAAAGGTCCACTTGGCAACAAAAATGGCAAATGCACTGGCGATGAACGGGATGAACAAAGGAACCGAAGGGCTCATGTTCATACCGACCAACAGGCCGGTCAGGAACGCAGAACCATCCCAAAGGGTGGACTCCTTCCCCATTCTTCCGAGCAAATACTCTACAAGCATGGCGCTGAGAATCGAGACTCCCAAAACCAAGAGTGAGCGCAGGCCGAATACATAGACGCCCCACAAGGAGGCAGGAGCGAGTGCAAGGGATACACTCCACATAATGGATGCGGTGTCCGCCTTCGCATGCAAGTGTGGCGAGGAGGAAACCGTCAAGGCAGGTTTATTCATTTCTTCTTTCTCCCCAGTTTCTTTCCGGTTTTCATGGTGTGGACAAGCGGCAGATGGGCTGGGCACACAAATGAGCAGCAACCGCACTCCTTGCAGTCCATAAGACTGGTCTGCATCGCCATCTCATACTCACCATGGGTGATGTAACGGTAAAGCTTTGCCGGCATCAGGCCGATCGGACAAGCCGCAACGCAGCGTCCGCAATTGAGGCATGCCGTCTGGCGTACTTTCTTCTGGGGTGCAAGGGCGAGCAAGCCGCTCGAACCCTTGGTGATCGGAGTCTCAACATCAAAGAAGGAAAATCCCATCATGGGTCCGCCACTTACCAATTTCTCCGGTTCGCTCTTGAACCCTCCGCAGAAGGCAAGCAAATCACTGACCTTGGTTCCTACCGGAGCAAGCACATTCTTGGGGTTTGCAATGCATTCGCCGGTGACACTGATCACCCGCTCGTACAGGCTCTTGCCCAGGACGATAGCCTCATAGATGGCATTGCACGTGCCGATATTCGCAACCACGGCGCCGACATCCAGGGGCAATTTGCCTGAAGGAATCTCACGATTGATGGTCGCCTTGAGCAGCTGCTTCTCATCACCTTGGGGATACTTTATTTTCAGGCCCATGACCTCAATGGGATATCCCTTCTGGGTGATCAGGGTTCTCAAATGCTCGATGGCATCGGGCTTGTTCAACTCAACACCAATGATGATGCGTTCTGCACCGATGATCTTTGCAGCAATCATCGCGCCTTCAATGGCTTGCTCACCTTTCTCCAGCATGACGCGGTAGTCTGCCGTCAGATAGGGTTCACACTCGACACCATTGACCACAAACGCTTCCACTTTCTTGTCTTTGGGAATGGAGAACTTCACGTGTGCAGGGAACGTTGCGCCCCCCATACCCACGATGCCCAGATCCTTGATCTTGGCAAGCAGGTCACTGCTGGAAGTCGTTTTCCAATCCTCAGTGTTGCCACTGAGCTCTGGCTGGATCTCATCGGGAATGATGACAAACGCATCACACACCACGCTGTTTGCAAGGGTTACTTTCCTGATTTCCTTGATCGTACCACTGACCGGGGAGTGGACGTCAGCACTGATGAAACCGGCGGCCTCCCCAATTTTTTCTCCGCGAACTACGGTATCTCCCTTGGCTTTGATTGCCTTTGCAGGCGCTCCAAGGTGCTGTGACAGAGCGACGAGCAACTCCCCGGGCATGGGTAATCGCTCAATCGACTGGGAACGGCTGAATACCTTATTGTCATCAGGATGCACTCCACCCTTCCTGAACGTAGGTACTTTCTGCATGCATAACGCTCCTTATGTAGATGATTGTCAGAACAGACTGAAAATTATGATAATGCAGTATTATTGTACAAGAAATTCTGTATAATGAAAACCATGAATCGAGTATTTAAGTATGCTTTCTGGAAACTGAAAGGGACGAAAGTGTATGCACTTGTCGGAAAAAGCGGAACCGGCAAAAGCTTTCGCTCCAAGCTGGTAGCCCAGAAATATCGTATAGATCTGATTATTGATGACGGGCTTCTGATACGTGGGGACCGCATTCTTTCCGGTAAATCCGCCAAGCGGGAAGAGAATGTGCTCTCAGCTGTCCGCACTGCAGTCTTCGATGATCCGGATCACCAGAAACAGGTGCGTGAAACGCTGGAAAAGGAGAAATACCACAAGGTTCTCATCATCGGCACCAGTGAGAAGATGGTCTACAAAATCGCTTCACGACTCAATCTTCCCCAACCGGAAAAACTCTTTCGCATCGAGGATATCGCCACCAAGGAACAGATTGAGACCGCGATGCGCATCCGCTACTCAGAAGGCAAGCATGTCATTCCCGTACCCTCGATAGAAATTACCCGCAACTACCCCCAGATTGTCTATGACTCCATGCGGGTATTCCAGAAAAACAAGAGAAATGTCCCCTTCAAGCGAAAGAATGTGAGCTTCGAGAAGACGATTGTACGTCCGGAGTTTTCCAAATACGGGAAAGTCACCGTCAGTGAGGCTGCTCTCACCCAGATGGTTGCACACTGTCTTGATGAGTTTGACTCCCAGATAAAGGTAAAGCGCGTGCAGGTGCAGATCAAAGCCGAAGGCTATGCGCTGACGGTAAAACTCAGGGTACCGATGCAACACCAGATCTCCACCACCTTGGGAGAACTGCAGGAGTACATTGCAGACAGCCTTGAGAAATATGGGGGGATATTCGTCTCCTCGGTCAACATAGAAATAGAGGAGTGGGGCTAAAGGTCATGTGCCTCGGCACTGCTCTTTGGATTTGCAGATTCCGCAATAGGGATCTGATTACCTGTGCCTGGGGTCTTCTTCGGCCCTCTGCGTCGGTTTCTCCGTTTCTTCGTAACTGAGGAAACCTCGGCATTGGCCGTTTCCGGCCTCCCCTTGCGCATCATCTGACCGCCTTTGCGATTGGGTATCCGATTGGTAGGACGCTGGTTGCGCACACAGTTGCGTGGGGTCTTGAATCCACGTTCGGTGAGCAGCCTCTCACTAGCAAGCTCCACGTCATAGTTGGAGGGAGTCATGGGGCTGATCAGAACCTTGATCTGCCTGAAGGTCTCCTTGAACCGCTGGTCGATGGTAAGCTGGTCGTCCGCAAAGACCACCAAGGGATCCACCAATGCCTTGATCATGTCAGCAAGCACCACCTCGGGACCCTTGCCCTGCTTTGCCGATTGCACCCGTTCATCCAAGTCCTTCAAGCTCTTCTGTACCTGGGGAAAGGTGCTGTAGATGGAGAATGCCGGAAGCATGAACACCAGCAACTTGTATTTTTTCAATTCGTTGATGATCTTGCAGCTATGACCGCTTGCCAGAATCTTGTTCACTTCTTCGGTAAGCCTGCTGGTGGAAACCCTGCTCAGCTCATTGGAGTATTTGCGGATTGCCATCTTCACATTCCAGCGAAGGGAAAACCCTGTGGAAACCGAGTATTTGACCGCCCTTACCATCCGCACGGGATCTTCCTGGAAGGACTCATCAAGATCGATGATGGAACTTATTTTCTTTTTCCTGAAATCCTCCATTGCATGATTGAAGTCAAGCAACTGGCCGGTGGAGGGATCATAATAAAAACTGTTGATGGAAAAATCACGCCGTTTTGCATCCTGGTCAATGCTGCCGAACACGTTGTTGTTGCCGTCCTCAGACTCTTCGCCGCTGCGGAACGTGGATACTTCCAGCACTTTGTCCTTGAAGACCAGATGAACCAACTTGAATCGTTTGCCGATGATCCGGGCATTCCAGAAAAGACGCTGGATCTGTCTGGGGGATGCGCTGGTGGCGATATCAAAATCCTTGGGGATGTTTCCCAGCATCATATCCCGTACCGCGCCACCTACCAGATACGCTTCCGAGCCTGAGCTCTGCAGCTTCTTGATTGCCCAAAGGGCATCACGGTCAAGGAGGTTGGCTTGTATCTTATGTTCAGATTGGGTGTAGATATTTGCTACAGGCAGGGTTTTCCCATTTTCATCTTGTTTGTATCGTATCAGCATATCGCTCTCAATGGTAATTTGGATGGTGTAAAAAGAACCGCATATTGCAGTGGATAAGCGATTCGTTATACACTTTGTACACCATCCACTGCAAAAACACAACAGGAGTATGAATCAATGAGTGACGAAACCAAGGCCAGAAGCATAATCGAACCGAAAGTATTGAAAGGGTTCCGGGACTTCTTGCCTGCGATGGAAATTCCAAAAAAAGCCATCACCAACAAGCTTTCCGAGCATTTCTCATCCTATGGTTTTGTTCCCATCGACACCCCTGTCCTTGAGTATACCGAAGTTTTGTTGGGCAAAGGCGGTGGGGAAACCGACAAGCAGATTTTTCATTTCAAGGACAACGGGGAACGTGAGGTTGCACTGCGCTTCGACCTGACCGTTCCGTTCGCCCGTTTTCTCGCCCAGCACCAGAGCGAGCTCGCCCTCCCCTTCAAGCGCTATCACATCGATAAGGTCTGGCGCGGAGAGAACCCCCAGAAAGGACGCTTCAGGGAGTTCACCCAGTGTGACTTTGACATTGTCGGGGTCGACAACGCCGAGGCGGATTTCGAGATCCTCTCCATGATGGACAGCTCCTTCAAGGTGATGGGTGTACAGGACTACCAGTTCTGCCTCGCCCACCGTGGACTCTTCAATGCCTTCCTTGCTCATCTGGGCGTACTGCAGCAGAGCGTGGAAATCCTGCGTTGCGTTGACAAGCTGAGAAAAATCGGGGAAGAGGCCGTCCTCTCCACCCTGTCCCAACTTATCGGCAGTGAAGAGAAGGCGCACTCGATCCTTGCTTACATCACGAAAAGTGATCCGGCGGAACCCTTCCTCTCCACCCTCTCCAGGCTCAGTACGCTCGCCGGAGGGGAGCAAGAGCATACGCAACGGATGAAAACCATCTACGCGTATCTCCAGAATGCCGGCATTGCAGAACACTTCACCCTCGACCCCTCGATCACCCGAGGACTGGACTACTACACAGGCATCGTGTATGAAACCTTCCTCACCTCCCTGCCCTCCTTCGGCTCGGTCTGCAGCGGTGGCCGATACAATGACTTGGCCTCCCTGTACACCAAGGAGAAATTACCCGGTGTGGGATCGTCCATCGGGCTGGATCGCTTGCTTGCGGCTCTTGAAGAGCTCAAGAGCCCCATCCTGGGAACGGCAAGGTCTTCGGATGTCGTCATCCTGAACACAGACGAGAAGCTTTTCCCCGAATTTGACCGTATCGCACGAGCTTTGCGCAGCGTGGGGCTGAACGTCGAGGTCTATCTCGCACAGAAGAAACTTGCCGCCCAGTACAAGTGGGCTGAGACCAATGGAATACCGTTTGCCATTCTTTGTTCGGCTGAGGATATTGCTGGTCACACCCTTACGCTGAAAAACCTCAAAAGTCGCGAAACCATTACCTCGCTGACAACCAATGAGGCAGCGTTGCACATCAAAAAGGAATTATTTTGAAAGACATGAAACATTTGCCGGTTTATCTACACCGGCAGGAAATCCTCGATGGCCTTGCCCAAAACCAGGTCATCATCGTAGAAAGTCCGACCGGAAGCGGGAAAACCACCCAGATTCCGCTCATTCTCCATGAGGCAGGGTACGCTGACGCCCTGCAGGTCGGCATTACCCAACCAAGGCGCATCGCAACCCTCAGTGTCAGCGAGTTCATCAAGAAGCAGGTGGGAAAGGACGACGATTTTGTCGGCTACAAGATGCGCTTTGAGGACACCACCGGTCCAAACACCCGCATCAAGGTCATGACCGACGGAATCCTGCTGATGGAACTCAAGGCCGATCCCCTGCTCAAGAACTACTCGGTAATCCTTGTGGACGAGGCACATGAGCGCTCGCTGAACATCGATTTCATTCTGGGCCTTCTCAAAAGCGTCATGCACGAACGACCGGATTTCAAGGTCATCATCTCCAGCGCAACCATCAATACCAAGATCTTCAGCGAGTTCTTTGACAATGCCCCGATCGTAAGCATCGATGCACGCATCTACCCTGTTGATGTGCGATATCGCCCCTTGGAACGGGAATCGTTGGACTTCCAGGTGGAAGAGATCACCAAGATCGTGATGACCGAAGCAAAGAAACACTCCGGCGACATCCTTGTGTTCATGAGCGGGGAGTTTGACATCACCACCACGGTGAATGCTCTCTACATGGCAGATCCTGATAAGCTTTTGGAAATCTATCCGCTGTTCGGACGATTGAGCAAGGAAGAGCAGGAATCCGTCTTCAATGAAACCTCACCGGGAAAGACAAAGGTGGTGGTTGCCACCAATATTGCCGAAACCTCGGTCACCATTGATGGCATCACCACCGTCATCGACTGTGGGATTGCCAAGATAAACTTCTACAACCAGAAGGATTTCACCACCTCTTTGGTACCGCTTCCCACCAGCCGATCCAGCAGTGAGCAGCGCAAAGGCCGTGCAGGACGCACCGGTCCCGGTGTCTGCTACCGCCTCTACAGCGAGGACGACTACAAGAGCAGACTCCCGTACGGTACGGAAGAGATTCTGAGAACCGACCTCAGTGAGGTGGTTCTGCGTATGAGTGACCTCTCCATCTATGATTATGAGCACTTTCCCTTCATCACCCGCCCGAAGCACAGTGCCATCAGCAGTGCTGAACAGACCCTGCGCTTCATCGGTGCAATCGACGAATATCGCCGCCTGACCACCATCGGGACACTCATGTGCCGCTTCCCCCTGCTGCCCCGTCATTCACGGGTGATCGTGGAAGCGATGATGAACCACATCGATGTGTTGGATGAGGTGTTGGTTGCCGTCTCCTTCCTCTCCACCAAGACCCCTTTCCTGTTCATTCCGGGCGAGGAAGAGCTCAGCAGGGCAGCCCATAAGCGATTCAATACCACTGAGTATGGTGACTTTGTCTCCTATCTGCAGATTTTCCGCCAATATACGGCGAACACGACGAAGGAAGCAAAACAGAAGTTCTGCAAACGTAATTATCTCGACTTCCAGGGCA includes:
- a CDS encoding RnfABCDGE type electron transport complex subunit D; its protein translation is MNKPALTVSSSPHLHAKADTASIMWSVSLALAPASLWGVYVFGLRSLLVLGVSILSAMLVEYLLGRMGKESTLWDGSAFLTGLLVGMNMSPSVPLFIPFIASAFAIFVAKWTFGGLGANWANPALAGRVFVFFSFTTPMSTYATPRTLASIMPDGLSGATPLGFAKTAIAGGTLGMDSNGLLSSAGYPATGFAQSISQATGFSAYSIDSFLGNVAGCIGEVSALALLIGGLYLLVRKIITWHIPATYLLSVAVLSWVFGGLPSGRGAFTGSFFPSMFSGGLMLGALFMATDYVTSPISHKGQIIYGIGCGFFTFLFRYFGSMPEAVSVSILLMNVLTPTIDRYIVPRKFGDTRELRKKQKEAKV
- the rsxC gene encoding electron transport complex subunit RsxC — translated: MQKVPTFRKGGVHPDDNKVFSRSQSIERLPMPGELLVALSQHLGAPAKAIKAKGDTVVRGEKIGEAAGFISADVHSPVSGTIKEIRKVTLANSVVCDAFVIIPDEIQPELSGNTEDWKTTSSSDLLAKIKDLGIVGMGGATFPAHVKFSIPKDKKVEAFVVNGVECEPYLTADYRVMLEKGEQAIEGAMIAAKIIGAERIIIGVELNKPDAIEHLRTLITQKGYPIEVMGLKIKYPQGDEKQLLKATINREIPSGKLPLDVGAVVANIGTCNAIYEAIVLGKSLYERVISVTGECIANPKNVLAPVGTKVSDLLAFCGGFKSEPEKLVSGGPMMGFSFFDVETPITKGSSGLLALAPQKKVRQTACLNCGRCVAACPIGLMPAKLYRYITHGEYEMAMQTSLMDCKECGCCSFVCPAHLPLVHTMKTGKKLGRKKK
- a CDS encoding poly(A) polymerase; the encoded protein is MLIRYKQDENGKTLPVANIYTQSEHKIQANLLDRDALWAIKKLQSSGSEAYLVGGAVRDMMLGNIPKDFDIATSASPRQIQRLFWNARIIGKRFKLVHLVFKDKVLEVSTFRSGEESEDGNNNVFGSIDQDAKRRDFSINSFYYDPSTGQLLDFNHAMEDFRKKKISSIIDLDESFQEDPVRMVRAVKYSVSTGFSLRWNVKMAIRKYSNELSRVSTSRLTEEVNKILASGHSCKIINELKKYKLLVFMLPAFSIYSTFPQVQKSLKDLDERVQSAKQGKGPEVVLADMIKALVDPLVVFADDQLTIDQRFKETFRQIKVLISPMTPSNYDVELASERLLTERGFKTPRNCVRNQRPTNRIPNRKGGQMMRKGRPETANAEVSSVTKKRRNRRRGPKKTPGTGNQIPIAESANPKSSAEAHDL
- a CDS encoding electron transport complex subunit E — translated: MKANMKELTKGIFKENPVFVIVLGLCPVLGVSSQVSNAIGMSAGVMFVLLFSNIIISALRKVIPGSIHIPAYIVVIASLVTITEMVMHAFVPSVYSALGVYLPLIVVNCIILGRAEAFASKNTVLDSILDAIGMSIGFALGITLIALIRELFGSGTITLFPMGNFSGVINIPWFYDNPIRVLALAPGALLIMGYLKAFFDWNTSRKKDK
- a CDS encoding RnfABCDGE type electron transport complex subunit B; this translates as MNILFAILVVAVLGGLFGFGLSYAEKKLAIKKDPKVLALEPIMPGANCGVCGYAGCNAYAAAVALGEAEIGLCSPGGPSLVAKMAEIMGAKIDAAGDTRRKVAHVMCRGNTEFTVKDYNYEGLEDCNAAALLFTGDNNCKSACLHLGSCIKVCPVGAISKDKDGYIIVDEKKCISCEKCVQICPTNAMHMIYEDSEYVIECNSHEPGGKVRKQCSVGCIGCKICETKFPESGCKVDRFLSTFDQMLPHSQIPEAAEACPTKCIIKR
- a CDS encoding ATP-dependent RNA helicase, yielding MKHLPVYLHRQEILDGLAQNQVIIVESPTGSGKTTQIPLILHEAGYADALQVGITQPRRIATLSVSEFIKKQVGKDDDFVGYKMRFEDTTGPNTRIKVMTDGILLMELKADPLLKNYSVILVDEAHERSLNIDFILGLLKSVMHERPDFKVIISSATINTKIFSEFFDNAPIVSIDARIYPVDVRYRPLERESLDFQVEEITKIVMTEAKKHSGDILVFMSGEFDITTTVNALYMADPDKLLEIYPLFGRLSKEEQESVFNETSPGKTKVVVATNIAETSVTIDGITTVIDCGIAKINFYNQKDFTTSLVPLPTSRSSSEQRKGRAGRTGPGVCYRLYSEDDYKSRLPYGTEEILRTDLSEVVLRMSDLSIYDYEHFPFITRPKHSAISSAEQTLRFIGAIDEYRRLTTIGTLMCRFPLLPRHSRVIVEAMMNHIDVLDEVLVAVSFLSTKTPFLFIPGEEELSRAAHKRFNTTEYGDFVSYLQIFRQYTANTTKEAKQKFCKRNYLDFQGMQEIVHVNEQLGEICSDIGFPLASGGSVREYLSCIASGLLQYVCIRAKGNMYKSLTADQVFIHPGSAYFKTLPQFIIAGEIVQTSRLYARSVSPLDKAWLDDISPELLGKLTSLAKGERPSRKEEQEEIKKGKAVLQREEKGKATITVYKRTYPTLVMGKKKDRLVAVIPLEDLFYLSQANEKAPKRPKNFPATLLHQGFYIHYGDKFFSILELQGKLNPGKGILDNPPSGIYTIESGQNLIDNLDWILAFTKNKKDRKQLNFVALEESGNGNYRFTSVNDCFDALDSSLYTLLQLADELEASNQKQLAKQVDKIYGKLLKLVE
- the hisS gene encoding histidine--tRNA ligase — protein: MSDETKARSIIEPKVLKGFRDFLPAMEIPKKAITNKLSEHFSSYGFVPIDTPVLEYTEVLLGKGGGETDKQIFHFKDNGEREVALRFDLTVPFARFLAQHQSELALPFKRYHIDKVWRGENPQKGRFREFTQCDFDIVGVDNAEADFEILSMMDSSFKVMGVQDYQFCLAHRGLFNAFLAHLGVLQQSVEILRCVDKLRKIGEEAVLSTLSQLIGSEEKAHSILAYITKSDPAEPFLSTLSRLSTLAGGEQEHTQRMKTIYAYLQNAGIAEHFTLDPSITRGLDYYTGIVYETFLTSLPSFGSVCSGGRYNDLASLYTKEKLPGVGSSIGLDRLLAALEELKSPILGTARSSDVVILNTDEKLFPEFDRIARALRSVGLNVEVYLAQKKLAAQYKWAETNGIPFAILCSAEDIAGHTLTLKNLKSRETITSLTTNEAALHIKKELF
- the rsxA gene encoding electron transport complex subunit RsxA — its product is MSYIAILLTFIFINNFILVQFLGLCPFIGVSKNSENAIGMGASVTFVTTVASVVTWAIYYFLLVPFNLQYLQTLTFILVIASLVQLLEMVIQKISPALYKALGIYLPLITTNCAVLGIAIINITNSYNVMEAFTAGLAAGLGFTLAIVLMSNIRERLDLQPVRGPYRGMPIAFISAGLMALAFMAFDKSLITNLHLV
- a CDS encoding FMN-binding protein, with product MTKNIKYGLILLSICAVCAFALAMTNSITAPVIRMQDEMNQKKALEAVSNGWTIGTRTEVDGQAHVSYTIDLLDKDSVAGYIVGLTSSGYGGQMTLVASYANDGDMLFAQLLTHSETPGLGKKAEQEGYMDKFKGNGADTPIPTSKTMLSDADAQAVSGSSVTFTAVAKAIAAGSEYVKSLGGAR